The following coding sequences lie in one Deltaproteobacteria bacterium genomic window:
- a CDS encoding ATP-binding cassette domain-containing protein, with product MSASARPAARRRFLAPEVVQTSKMDCGPAALKCLCEGFGIHVSYGRLREACQTDVDGTSIDVLEEVACDLGLDAVQSVVPFDHVLLDDAQVLPALAVITTAKLAHFVIVWRRVGRWVMVMDPAHGRRWLSEADFFRDLYRYTTRVPADGLREWVGSEEFLAPLRRRLRDLGLMRGSVDRLVTDAARDPSYRRLAGLDAATRMLASLTRAGAIRRGPAVEPLLVRLAASERDDALVPDSYWSFWPAPDDDDGNERAFLRGAIVLQVRGRAAPRGPENQEHAQTLPHAQTLELAQTDASPWRVLGRLVADGGVATLVAVVIALLASAAAVSVQALVLRGFLDVGRWLGLGGQRIGAVGAALVLLVAGLLVSGATTSASLGVGRRLELALRLALFRKIPRIHDQYFASRTISDMAERAHSIAAIRSLPALVLRMSGAVFLAGFTLAGILWLAPWSAPLVLGMTAVAGVFGWLAHPLLLEHDRRVRTHVGALARYYLEAFLGATSLSAHGAHGRLMQAQEAVVVRWARAQLDTHRIGVVVDAVQTTLGFGLAWWLILRLGDETGHAANALLLAYWALRLPAIGQALASMARMLPGMLIATERLLEPLQSPEERAASPANEAHEPTASLPAPAISIAGVTVRMGGQTILEDLDLEVAPGSHVAIVGTSGSGKSTLLGLLLGWNRPTHGEIHVDGALLDGDAIARLRRQTAWVDPSVQLWNQSLLANVTYRAEPSTRVAQDVGLAVEAAELQQVLQRLPHGLQSALGENGALISGGEGQRARFARALTGPSSRLVLLDEPFRGLDGEQRRRLLARAREHWAGATLLCATHDVQETLGFDRVLVVEAGRIVEDGDPRVLAGDPESRYAAFLATERNIAAQLWGGDNWKRMRVEGGRVITGARTGMTAPRRGQTMRVTPLPRAAGGGHGPR from the coding sequence ATGAGTGCGAGCGCACGCCCGGCGGCCCGTCGCCGCTTCCTCGCGCCGGAGGTGGTCCAGACCTCGAAGATGGACTGCGGGCCAGCCGCGCTGAAGTGCCTGTGCGAGGGCTTCGGGATCCATGTCAGCTACGGGCGTCTGCGTGAGGCGTGTCAGACCGATGTCGATGGCACCTCGATCGACGTGCTCGAGGAGGTCGCATGCGATCTCGGCCTCGATGCCGTGCAGTCGGTGGTGCCCTTCGATCACGTCCTGCTCGACGACGCCCAGGTCTTGCCTGCGCTCGCGGTGATCACCACGGCGAAGCTGGCGCACTTCGTCATCGTCTGGCGTCGCGTCGGCCGCTGGGTGATGGTGATGGATCCTGCCCACGGCCGCAGGTGGCTGTCCGAGGCGGACTTCTTCCGCGACCTCTACCGATACACCACCAGGGTCCCCGCCGATGGGCTGCGCGAGTGGGTCGGCTCCGAGGAGTTCCTCGCGCCGCTGCGCCGACGGCTGCGCGACCTCGGTCTCATGCGTGGCAGCGTCGATCGACTCGTCACCGACGCAGCTCGAGATCCGTCGTATCGTCGCCTCGCGGGTCTCGACGCGGCCACGCGCATGCTCGCGAGCTTGACGCGCGCCGGGGCCATCCGCCGCGGGCCCGCGGTCGAGCCGCTGCTGGTGCGCCTGGCCGCCAGCGAGCGCGACGACGCGCTGGTCCCGGACTCGTACTGGTCGTTCTGGCCCGCGCCCGATGACGACGACGGCAACGAGCGGGCGTTCCTGCGCGGCGCCATCGTGCTGCAGGTGCGTGGGCGCGCTGCACCTCGTGGGCCCGAGAACCAGGAGCATGCGCAGACGCTCCCGCACGCGCAGACCCTCGAGCTGGCGCAGACCGACGCCTCGCCGTGGCGCGTGCTCGGACGGCTGGTGGCCGACGGCGGCGTCGCAACGCTCGTCGCCGTGGTCATCGCGCTGCTGGCATCGGCGGCGGCCGTCTCGGTGCAGGCGCTGGTGCTGCGAGGATTCCTCGACGTCGGGCGCTGGCTGGGCCTCGGGGGTCAACGCATCGGCGCGGTCGGTGCGGCGCTCGTGCTGCTGGTCGCAGGGCTGCTGGTGAGCGGTGCCACGACCTCGGCTTCGCTGGGCGTGGGTCGGCGCCTCGAGCTCGCGTTGCGGCTGGCGTTGTTCCGCAAGATCCCGCGGATCCACGACCAGTACTTCGCGAGCCGCACGATCTCCGACATGGCCGAGCGGGCCCACTCGATCGCGGCGATTCGCTCGTTGCCGGCACTCGTGCTCCGCATGTCGGGCGCCGTGTTCCTCGCCGGCTTCACGCTGGCCGGGATCCTGTGGCTCGCCCCCTGGAGCGCGCCGCTGGTGCTCGGGATGACTGCGGTCGCCGGCGTGTTCGGATGGCTCGCACATCCTTTGCTGCTCGAGCACGACCGACGCGTGCGCACCCACGTCGGTGCGCTCGCGCGCTACTACTTGGAGGCGTTCCTGGGCGCGACGTCGTTGTCGGCGCACGGCGCTCACGGGCGCCTGATGCAGGCGCAGGAGGCCGTGGTGGTCCGCTGGGCGCGCGCGCAGCTCGACACGCATCGCATCGGCGTGGTCGTCGACGCGGTGCAGACGACCCTCGGCTTCGGCCTGGCATGGTGGCTGATCCTTCGGCTGGGCGACGAGACCGGTCACGCTGCCAATGCGCTGCTGCTGGCGTACTGGGCCCTGCGCCTGCCGGCCATCGGCCAGGCGCTCGCGAGCATGGCGCGAATGCTGCCGGGCATGCTCATCGCCACCGAACGCCTGCTCGAGCCGCTGCAGTCGCCCGAGGAACGCGCGGCATCGCCAGCCAACGAAGCGCACGAGCCAACCGCCTCGCTGCCGGCTCCGGCCATCTCGATCGCCGGCGTCACCGTGCGGATGGGTGGTCAGACGATCCTCGAAGACCTCGACCTCGAGGTCGCGCCCGGCAGCCATGTCGCGATCGTCGGCACCTCGGGGTCGGGCAAGTCCACGCTGTTGGGGCTGCTGCTGGGCTGGAACCGGCCCACGCACGGCGAGATCCACGTCGATGGCGCGCTGCTCGATGGCGACGCGATCGCCCGCCTGCGACGACAGACGGCGTGGGTCGATCCATCGGTACAGCTGTGGAACCAGAGCCTGCTCGCCAACGTCACCTACCGCGCCGAGCCATCCACGCGCGTCGCACAGGACGTCGGCCTGGCCGTCGAGGCGGCCGAGCTGCAGCAGGTGCTGCAGCGCCTGCCGCACGGTCTCCAGAGCGCACTCGGTGAGAACGGAGCGCTGATCTCCGGCGGTGAGGGCCAGCGCGCCCGCTTCGCACGGGCGCTCACGGGGCCGTCGTCGCGCCTGGTGCTGCTCGACGAGCCGTTTCGTGGGCTCGACGGCGAGCAGCGTCGTCGACTGCTGGCGCGCGCGCGCGAGCACTGGGCTGGCGCGACGCTGCTGTGTGCGACGCACGACGTGCAGGAGACGCTCGGCTTCGACCGCGTGCTGGTGGTGGAGGCGGGACGCATCGTCGAAGACGGCGACCCGCGCGTGCTGGCAGGCGACCCGGAGAGTCGCTATGCGGCGTTCCTCGCGACCGAGCGGAACATCGCCGCGCAGCTGTGGGGCGGCGACAACTGGAAGCGCATGCGCGTCGAGGGCGGTCGCGTGATCACCGGCGCGCGAACCGGCATGACGGCGCCGCGGCGCGGACAGACCATGCGCGTGACACCGCTGCCGCGAGCGGCCGGAGGTGGCCATGGCCCGCGTTGA
- a CDS encoding class I SAM-dependent methyltransferase encodes MDSSAPSAPIEPTDVIYMPHRRRLFHEWGVLEGQRTLTLHYGEKEVVFDEPDQIPFGEALLAHARFVAQESTHWALSRPRAWESARDLLEVLVAEGILAVEAPLQCPFAHANEPHAAGPALADDAEPSAAPQLADDDPARQQRPACARTWTEAETPALSREIFGVSAEIGQLESLLRGWQIPHPAQDVDGRQLGDENVFPSQLYVETPTQRRPCRYAGSRYQHTAQMNVTGLRLVQEGWSDAIAVLRALRAAFLRRRSRSAGGLTIAELLTFATCVLTLPGYMLHRRARPVRSGEFPTSIAALFRIIDGTRLASRVMLLTDDPEFRVDTVPTPESFHFYCEKHLLFFNGTRGVCAGPPAAIREFLTEVMRTDVVDDTPAIPAALVDAVGDLEAAIDYGCAALELELELDRFWIRQLELARELHHTLAEAPAEPESPVAEFGARLGAMLSRPGIIPFLDVPLEVSRSRVCESLVEVARTCRRLRGQPSAIDTVTDAIGETAHAFDGSEAPMTVRAASSRTALRLAKLEQGAFEAAARVQAEINALLDRPAPTAAFGPREAARQWPAASLRAALDGFRDATASIVVDHASERATTNGGVVEPPRARDDRDFPVLRRMFARARFGLATAVRHAWGCSLDSDLEAAKTLSTLLRSSGGWPEHRHERAAAAPLDVLIRLFLGGGALAPAVVHAALRTEECEALYETGLAVLRDGTVVSPFSVAPVDGLYLVTDNPATIDAGRNSSGGPNALVMPGYLETYAFAQRLHRHPVARSLDLCTGSGVHALLGSRYADASVGTDISPRAIAFAEWNRRLNGIDRVHFHVSDAFSALPGARFDRITANPPYQPDSKHAAGENWWGAGPRGTAVIDRILAGLPDHLEVDGELQMIGRFLSWREISFVDHVRRVLGPAAADFSIALDVDQEPLSQIADMYPSERLTGLVCSEYGVVTITRLR; translated from the coding sequence GTGGATTCCTCAGCACCATCGGCTCCCATCGAACCGACCGACGTCATCTACATGCCGCACCGTCGGCGACTCTTCCACGAGTGGGGCGTGCTCGAAGGACAGCGCACGCTGACCCTCCACTACGGTGAGAAAGAGGTCGTGTTCGACGAGCCAGATCAGATTCCATTTGGCGAGGCCCTGCTCGCACATGCTCGCTTCGTCGCGCAGGAGAGCACGCACTGGGCCCTCAGCCGACCACGCGCGTGGGAGAGCGCGAGGGACTTGCTGGAGGTCTTGGTCGCCGAGGGCATCCTGGCGGTCGAGGCACCGCTGCAATGTCCGTTCGCGCACGCGAACGAGCCGCACGCGGCAGGGCCCGCGCTCGCCGATGATGCCGAGCCGTCTGCAGCGCCCCAACTCGCCGACGACGACCCTGCCCGGCAGCAGCGCCCCGCGTGCGCGCGCACCTGGACGGAGGCGGAGACCCCGGCGCTGAGCCGCGAGATCTTCGGTGTCAGTGCCGAGATTGGCCAGCTCGAATCGCTGCTGCGCGGCTGGCAGATTCCGCACCCCGCACAGGACGTCGACGGGCGTCAGCTCGGCGATGAGAACGTGTTCCCGTCGCAACTCTACGTCGAGACGCCGACGCAGCGGCGCCCCTGCCGTTACGCCGGCAGCCGCTACCAGCACACCGCGCAGATGAACGTCACGGGCCTGCGCCTGGTACAGGAGGGTTGGAGTGACGCGATCGCGGTGCTGCGAGCGCTCCGTGCAGCGTTCCTGCGTCGGCGGTCGCGCAGCGCCGGCGGCCTGACGATCGCGGAGCTGCTCACGTTCGCGACCTGCGTGCTGACACTGCCGGGCTACATGCTCCACCGCCGAGCGCGGCCGGTTCGAAGCGGCGAGTTCCCGACCAGCATCGCGGCGTTGTTCCGCATCATCGACGGCACCCGCCTGGCGTCCCGCGTGATGCTGCTGACCGATGACCCCGAGTTTCGCGTCGACACGGTGCCGACGCCGGAGTCGTTCCACTTCTACTGTGAGAAGCACCTCCTGTTCTTCAATGGCACTCGCGGTGTGTGTGCGGGCCCGCCGGCCGCCATCCGCGAGTTCCTCACGGAGGTGATGCGCACCGACGTCGTCGACGACACCCCGGCGATCCCCGCCGCGCTCGTCGACGCGGTGGGAGATCTCGAGGCCGCGATCGACTACGGATGCGCCGCGCTCGAGCTCGAGCTCGAGCTCGATCGCTTTTGGATTCGCCAGCTGGAGCTCGCCCGCGAGCTGCACCACACGCTCGCGGAGGCACCGGCCGAGCCCGAGTCGCCGGTCGCGGAGTTCGGCGCACGGCTCGGCGCGATGCTGTCACGACCGGGGATCATCCCGTTCCTCGATGTGCCGCTCGAGGTGTCGCGATCCCGCGTATGCGAGAGCCTCGTCGAGGTCGCCCGCACCTGCCGGCGGTTGCGGGGACAGCCCTCGGCGATCGACACCGTGACCGACGCGATCGGCGAGACCGCGCACGCGTTCGATGGGTCCGAGGCTCCGATGACGGTGCGCGCGGCGTCGTCACGGACAGCGCTGCGCCTCGCGAAGCTCGAGCAGGGCGCGTTCGAGGCTGCCGCACGCGTGCAGGCGGAGATCAACGCGCTCCTCGATCGTCCCGCTCCGACGGCGGCGTTCGGTCCGCGCGAGGCGGCGCGACAGTGGCCTGCCGCCAGCCTGCGGGCCGCGCTCGACGGCTTTCGCGATGCGACGGCGTCGATCGTGGTCGACCACGCCAGCGAGCGTGCCACGACGAACGGAGGCGTCGTCGAGCCGCCGCGAGCCCGGGACGATCGCGACTTTCCCGTGCTGCGCCGCATGTTCGCGCGCGCGCGGTTCGGCTTGGCGACCGCCGTCCGACACGCGTGGGGCTGCAGCCTCGACAGCGACCTCGAGGCCGCGAAGACCCTGAGCACGCTGCTGCGCTCGAGCGGTGGATGGCCCGAGCACAGGCACGAGCGAGCCGCAGCGGCCCCGCTCGATGTCCTCATCCGCCTGTTCCTCGGCGGCGGTGCGCTCGCGCCCGCCGTCGTCCATGCCGCGCTGCGGACCGAGGAGTGCGAGGCGTTGTACGAGACCGGCCTCGCGGTCCTGCGCGACGGCACGGTGGTTTCGCCGTTCTCGGTGGCACCGGTCGACGGGCTGTACCTCGTGACCGACAACCCGGCCACGATCGATGCCGGTCGCAACAGCAGCGGCGGCCCCAATGCGCTGGTGATGCCGGGCTACCTCGAGACCTATGCGTTCGCGCAACGCCTGCACCGCCACCCGGTGGCGCGCAGCCTCGACCTCTGCACCGGCAGCGGAGTCCATGCGCTGCTCGGCTCGCGCTACGCCGACGCGAGTGTCGGCACCGACATCAGCCCGCGTGCGATCGCATTCGCCGAGTGGAACCGCCGGCTCAACGGCATCGACCGGGTGCACTTCCACGTGAGCGACGCATTCTCGGCGCTGCCCGGCGCGCGCTTCGATCGCATCACCGCGAACCCGCCCTACCAGCCCGACTCGAAGCACGCCGCGGGCGAGAACTGGTGGGGCGCGGGGCCGCGAGGCACGGCGGTGATCGACCGCATCCTCGCGGGGCTGCCCGACCATCTCGAGGTCGACGGCGAGCTGCAGATGATCGGTCGCTTCCTGTCGTGGCGCGAGATCAGCTTCGTCGATCACGTCCGCCGCGTGCTCGGTCCCGCGGCGGCGGACTTCTCGATCGCACTCGACGTCGACCAGGAGCCGCTGTCCCAGATCGCCGACATGTACCCCAGCGAGCGCCTCACCGGGCTCGTCTGCTCGGAGTACGGAGTGGTGACCATCACGCGACTGCGCTGA
- a CDS encoding HlyD family efflux transporter periplasmic adaptor subunit, which translates to MAADFLATTRSMSDERRWTTAVALALGLALLAAWTAWLVLVEVPVRVVSKSARIEIDQIAHPLAAPLAGRVVTVLARQDDRVQRGQALVELDSQAQRLELAEAQARLAAQRAELVAVEDQLDIERHALDIERESASAAAAEVKARLRQASIASTHARRKTQQLERLSANGFVADNERFDAEALAEQSDAATDAARQSVHGVAAQKQLSVAQRRSGIEALERQATVLTGQVATSEAAVLRLRHEIDRRTIRAPIDGDIVEFAAVTPGAMVQQGDRMGVVLPAGTLRATAELEPSDALGRVHEGQLAQLRLDGFPWAQHGVVEATIRRVAGEVRDGSIHIELDIDVPGSTIPLQHGLPGIVEIELERVSPATLVLRAAGKALAEPVRSVGQALTGNGARP; encoded by the coding sequence ATGGCTGCCGACTTCCTTGCCACCACGCGCTCGATGAGCGACGAACGCCGATGGACGACCGCGGTGGCGCTCGCGCTGGGGCTCGCCCTGCTGGCGGCCTGGACCGCGTGGCTGGTGCTCGTCGAGGTGCCAGTGCGTGTGGTGAGCAAGAGCGCGCGAATCGAGATCGATCAGATCGCACATCCGCTCGCGGCGCCCTTGGCAGGCCGCGTGGTCACGGTGCTCGCGCGGCAGGACGACCGCGTGCAACGCGGGCAAGCGCTCGTCGAGCTCGACTCACAGGCCCAGCGGCTCGAGCTGGCCGAGGCGCAGGCTCGGCTGGCGGCGCAGCGTGCCGAGCTGGTCGCGGTCGAAGACCAGCTCGACATCGAGCGACATGCACTCGACATCGAACGCGAGAGCGCGAGTGCAGCCGCGGCGGAGGTCAAGGCGCGCCTGCGCCAGGCCAGCATCGCGTCGACCCACGCCAGGCGCAAGACGCAGCAGCTCGAGCGGCTCTCTGCCAACGGCTTCGTCGCCGACAACGAGCGCTTCGACGCCGAAGCGCTGGCCGAACAGAGCGACGCCGCCACCGACGCAGCACGACAATCGGTGCACGGTGTTGCCGCGCAGAAGCAGCTGAGTGTCGCACAGCGTCGCTCGGGCATCGAAGCACTCGAGCGACAGGCGACCGTGCTGACCGGCCAAGTCGCGACCAGCGAGGCCGCGGTGCTCCGGCTACGCCACGAGATCGATCGCCGCACCATCCGTGCACCCATCGATGGCGACATCGTCGAGTTCGCCGCCGTCACGCCGGGCGCGATGGTGCAGCAAGGCGACCGCATGGGCGTGGTCCTGCCCGCCGGGACCTTGCGCGCGACGGCCGAGCTGGAGCCCTCCGACGCGCTCGGCCGCGTGCACGAGGGGCAGCTCGCGCAGCTCCGCCTCGACGGCTTCCCATGGGCGCAGCACGGCGTCGTGGAGGCCACGATTCGACGGGTGGCGGGTGAGGTGAGAGACGGCTCCATTCACATCGAACTCGACATCGACGTGCCGGGCTCGACGATTCCACTGCAGCACGGGCTGCCCGGGATCGTCGAGATCGAGCTCGAGCGTGTCTCGCCGGCCACGCTCGTCCTGCGCGCGGCCGGCAAGGCCCTGGCGGAACCGGTGCGTAGCGTCGGCCAGGCGCTGACGGGCAACGGGGCACGACCATGA